One window from the genome of Pieris napi chromosome 12, ilPieNapi1.2, whole genome shotgun sequence encodes:
- the LOC125054639 gene encoding cytochrome P450 4V2-like: TKNIPCFKATLTVFFLISDTKFKPFLDRLLELDKLSTQDLRDEVNTMILAGFETTSAILSYCLLLLGTHNRIQEKCYQEINEVFGDSDRDVTKDDLPRLKYIEMVLKETMRLCTVVPYTTRVITEDLQLKNAVLRKGHLCFVGLYGAMHHPTWGPDVEQFVPERWLDTSSLNPNAFAAFGHGRRNCVGKVYAMMTMKVSMVHILRAYRVKGDYHKMRLKNLPINKPVDGHQITLFNR; encoded by the exons acaaaaaacattccATGTTTCAAAGCCACtttaacagtattttttttaatttcagacaCGAAATTTAAGCCGTTCTTAGACAGACTACTTGAGTTAGACAAATTGAGCACACAAGACTTAAGAGATGAAGTGAACACTATGATTCTTGCCGGCTTTGAGACCACGTCCGCAATACTTTCCTACTGCCTGCTGCTGCTAGGAACACACAATAGAATACAGGAAAAATGTTATCAAGA AATAAACGAAGTGTTCGGTGATTCCGACCGAGACGTTACCAAAGACGACTTACCCCGACTTAAGTACATTGAAATGGTGCTTAAAGAGACTATGCGGCTGTGTACTGTTGTACCGTATACTACGAGAGTTATTACTGAAGATTTACAACTTA AGAATGCAGTTCTACGCAAAGGCCACCTATGCTTCGTAGGGCTGTACGGGGCCATGCATCACCCCACGTGGGGACCTGACGTAGAACAATTCGTACCAGAGCGTTGGCTGGACACCAGCAGTCTGAATCCTAACGCTTTTGCAGCATTTGGACACGGGAGACGGAATTGTGTCG GTAAAGTCTACGCGATGATGACGATGAAAGTGTCAATGGTACACATCCTTCGCGCATATAGAGTAAAAGGCGATTACCACAAAATGCGCCTAAAAAATTTGCCAATAAACAAACCTGTCGACGGGCACCAAATTACCTTATTTAACcgataa
- the LOC125054640 gene encoding cytochrome P450 4C1-like: MWILFFVALCCLYLYTRVRLYPGKFPIYPGGIPLLGNVSLFSGDTEKAWENIKKIVKFSFDNGDIVLIYFGPIPFYIITDPDDCNTVLTSCMHRAGIAKKFAKTFVGNGLIFGPVSVWKEHRKLINPTFNQQVLDGFIETFNSQSRRLVLELQEYAGKDSFNQHVCLEKNALETVCLTTAGVDLTDQNEFNKKCVMAFRGVLDTIAKRGMKPLLHFDCFYNISNMKKEELHHVKITHELTNIVLRRKLERQDKEQNDKSGK; encoded by the exons AtgtggattttattttttgtggcaTTATGTTGTCTATATTTGTACACAAGGGTACGTTTGTATCCAGGAAAGTTTCCAATTTATCCTGGTGGTATACCATTGCTGGGaaatgtttctttattttctgGTGACACTGAAA AAGCATgggaaaacataaaaaaaattgtgaaatttTCCTTTGATAACGGTGATATAGTTTTAATCTATTTTGGTCCCATACCTTTTTACA tCATCACAGATCCCGACGACTGCAACACAGTATTGACTTCGTGTATGCATCGGGCAGGTATCGCAAAGAAATTTGCGAAAACTTTTGTCGGAAACGGACTGATATTCGGACCAG ttTCAGTATGGAAGGAACACCGCAAGCTAATAAACCCGACCTTCAACCAGCAAGTACTCGACGGTTTCATCGAAACATTCAATTCCCAAAGTCGACGGCTGGTACTGGAATTGCAGGAGTATGCTGGGAAAGATTCATTTAATCAGCACGTGTGTTTAGAAAAGAATGCTTTGGAAACTGTATGTT TAACAACTGCAGGAGTAGACCTCACTGATCagaatgaatttaataaaaaatgtgtaatgGCTTTCCGTGGTGTTTTGGATACAATAGCGAAGAGAGGGATGAAACCCCTGCTCCATTTTGACTGCTTCTACAATATATCCAATATGAAGAAAGAGGAACTACATCACGTCAAAATTACGCACGAATTAACAAATATc gTTTTAAGGAGGAAACTAGAGAGGCAAGATAAGGAACAAAATGACAAATCTGGTaagtaa
- the LOC125054648 gene encoding cytochrome P450 4V2-like isoform X2, translated as MWILFIAALCCLYLYTWVRLYPGKFPVYPGVIPLLGNVSILSGGSEKVWETIKKIFKFSFENGDIVLIYFGPIPFYIITDPDDCYAVLSSCMHRSGAAKKFAKTFIGNGLLFGPVSVWKEHRKLINPTFNQQVLDGFIETFNSQSRRLVQELQESAGKDSFNQHVCLEKNALETVCLTTAGVDLTDQNEFNKKCLTAFRGVFNALAKRGMNPLLHFECFYNISNTKKEELQHVKITHELTNIVLRRKRESQDKEQNNKSDTKFKPFLDRLLESSDKLSTQDLKDETNSMILTGFESTSGTLSYCLLLLGTHNNIQEKCYQEINEVFGDSDRDVTKDDLPRLKYIEMVLKETMRLCPVVPYTTRVITEDVQLKNAVLRKGHLCFVGLYGAMHHPTWGPDVEQFVPERWLDTSGLNPNAFAAFGHGRRNCVGKVYAMMMMKVSMVHILRAYRVSGEYNRMRIKNMGINKPVDGHQITLYNR; from the exons ATGTGGATTTTGTTTATCGCGGCATTATGTTGTCTATATTTGTATACATGGGTGCGTTTGTATCCGGGAAAATTTCCAGTTTATCCTGGTGTTATACCATTGCTGGGAAATGTTTCTATACTTTCTGGTGGCTCTGAAA AAGTATGGGAAaccataaagaaaatattcaaattttcttttgaaaacgGTGATATAGTTTTAATCTATTTTGGTCCCATACCTTTTTACA taATCACAGATCCCGACGACTGCTACGCAGTATTGTCTTCGTGTATGCACCGGTCGGGTGCCGCAAAGAAATTTGCGAAAACTTTCATCGGCAACGGCCTGCTATTTGGTCCAG tttCAGTATGGAAGGAACACCGCAAGCTAATAAACCCGACCTTCAACCAGCAAGTACTGGACGGTTTCATCGAAACATTCAATTCTCAGAGTCGACGGCTGGTGCAGGAATTGCAGGAGTCCGCTGGCAAAGATTCATTTAATCAGCACGTGTGTTTAGAAAAGAATGCTTTGGAAACTGTATGTT TAACAACTGCAGGAGTAGACCTAACTGATCagaatgaatttaataaaaaatgtttgacgGCTTTCCGTGGTGTTTTCAATGCACTAGCGAAGAGAGGGATGAACCCGCTGCTCCATTTTGAATGCttctataatatatcaaatacgAAGAAAGAAGAACTACAACACGTCAAAATTACGCACgaattaacaaatatt gTTTTAAGGAGGAAAAGAGAGAGCCAAGATAAGgaacaaaataacaaatctG ACACGAAATTTAAGCCGTTCTTAGACAGACTTCTAGAGTCATCGGACAAATTGAGTACACAAGACTTAAAAGATGAAACGAACAGTATGATTCTGACCGGCTTTGAGTCCACGTCCGGAACACTTTCCTACTGCCTGCTACTGCTAGGAACACACAATAATATACAGGAAAAATGTTACCAAGA AATAAACGAAGTGTTTGGTGATTCAGACCGAGACGTTACCAAAGACGACTTACCCCGACTTAAGTACATTGAAATGGTGCTTAAAGAGACTATGCGGCTGTGTCCTGTCGTACCGTATACTACGAGAGTTATTACTGAAGATGTACAACTTA agAATGCAGTTCTGCGCAAAGGCCACCTATGCTTTGTAGGGCTATACGGGGCCATGCATCACCCCACGTGGGGACCTGACGTAGAACAATTCGTACCAGAGCGTTGGCTGGACACCAGCGGTCTGAATCCTAACGCTTTTGCAGCATTTGGACACGGGAGACGGAATTGCGTCG GTAAAGTCTACgcaatgatgatgatgaaagtGTCAATGGTACACATCCTTCGCGCATATAGAGTAAGCGGCGAGTACAACCGAATGCGCATAAAAAATATGGGAATAAACAAACCTGTCGACGGACACCAAATTACCTTATATAACcgataa
- the LOC125054648 gene encoding cytochrome P450 4C1-like isoform X4 encodes MWILFIAALCCLYLYTWVRLYPGKFPVYPGVIPLLGNVSILSGGSEIITDPDDCYAVLSSCMHRSGAAKKFAKTFIGNGLLFGPVSVWKEHRKLINPTFNQQVLDGFIETFNSQSRRLVQELQESAGKDSFNQHVCLEKNALETVCLTTAGVDLTDQNEFNKKCLTAFRGVFNALAKRGMNPLLHFECFYNISNTKKEELQHVKITHELTNIVLRRKRESQDKEQNNKSDTKFKPFLDRLLESSDKLSTQDLKDETNSMILTGFESTSGTLSYCLLLLGTHNNIQEKCYQEINEVFGDSDRDVTKDDLPRLKYIEMVLKETMRLCPVVPYTTRVITEDVQLKNAVLRKGHLCFVGLYGAMHHPTWGPDVEQFVPERWLDTSGLNPNAFAAFGHGRRNCVGKVYAMMMMKVSMVHILRAYRVSGEYNRMRIKNMGINKPVDGHQITLYNR; translated from the exons ATGTGGATTTTGTTTATCGCGGCATTATGTTGTCTATATTTGTATACATGGGTGCGTTTGTATCCGGGAAAATTTCCAGTTTATCCTGGTGTTATACCATTGCTGGGAAATGTTTCTATACTTTCTGGTGGCTCTGAAA taATCACAGATCCCGACGACTGCTACGCAGTATTGTCTTCGTGTATGCACCGGTCGGGTGCCGCAAAGAAATTTGCGAAAACTTTCATCGGCAACGGCCTGCTATTTGGTCCAG tttCAGTATGGAAGGAACACCGCAAGCTAATAAACCCGACCTTCAACCAGCAAGTACTGGACGGTTTCATCGAAACATTCAATTCTCAGAGTCGACGGCTGGTGCAGGAATTGCAGGAGTCCGCTGGCAAAGATTCATTTAATCAGCACGTGTGTTTAGAAAAGAATGCTTTGGAAACTGTATGTT TAACAACTGCAGGAGTAGACCTAACTGATCagaatgaatttaataaaaaatgtttgacgGCTTTCCGTGGTGTTTTCAATGCACTAGCGAAGAGAGGGATGAACCCGCTGCTCCATTTTGAATGCttctataatatatcaaatacgAAGAAAGAAGAACTACAACACGTCAAAATTACGCACgaattaacaaatatt gTTTTAAGGAGGAAAAGAGAGAGCCAAGATAAGgaacaaaataacaaatctG ACACGAAATTTAAGCCGTTCTTAGACAGACTTCTAGAGTCATCGGACAAATTGAGTACACAAGACTTAAAAGATGAAACGAACAGTATGATTCTGACCGGCTTTGAGTCCACGTCCGGAACACTTTCCTACTGCCTGCTACTGCTAGGAACACACAATAATATACAGGAAAAATGTTACCAAGA AATAAACGAAGTGTTTGGTGATTCAGACCGAGACGTTACCAAAGACGACTTACCCCGACTTAAGTACATTGAAATGGTGCTTAAAGAGACTATGCGGCTGTGTCCTGTCGTACCGTATACTACGAGAGTTATTACTGAAGATGTACAACTTA agAATGCAGTTCTGCGCAAAGGCCACCTATGCTTTGTAGGGCTATACGGGGCCATGCATCACCCCACGTGGGGACCTGACGTAGAACAATTCGTACCAGAGCGTTGGCTGGACACCAGCGGTCTGAATCCTAACGCTTTTGCAGCATTTGGACACGGGAGACGGAATTGCGTCG GTAAAGTCTACgcaatgatgatgatgaaagtGTCAATGGTACACATCCTTCGCGCATATAGAGTAAGCGGCGAGTACAACCGAATGCGCATAAAAAATATGGGAATAAACAAACCTGTCGACGGACACCAAATTACCTTATATAACcgataa
- the LOC125054648 gene encoding cytochrome P450 4V2-like isoform X1 — translation MWILFIAALCCLYLYTWVHFYPGKFPVYPGGIPFLGNVSILFSGDTEKVWETIKKIFKFSFENGDIVLIYFGPIPFYIITDPDDCNTVLTSSMHRSGIAKKLAKTFVGNGLLFSPVSVWKEHRKLINPTFNQQVLDGFMEIFNLQSRRLVQEWKENAGKDPFDQHLCLEKNAMETICFTTAGVDLYDQNEFNNKCLMAFGDIMNLLAKRAMNPLLYFDCLYNISDMKKEELQHVKITHELTNTVLKRKIESQDKEQDGKSNTKFKPFLERLLESSDKLSTQDLKDETNSMILAGFETTSAILSYCLVLLGTYTNVQEKCYQEINEVFGDSNRDVTKDDLPRLKYIEMVLKETMRLCPGVPYSTRVITEDVQLKNAVLRKGHLCFVALYGAMHHPTWGPDVEEFIPERWLDTSGLNPNAFGAFGYGRRNCVGKVYAMMTMKVTMVHILRAYRVSGDYHRMRIRNLGINKPVDGHQITLLNR, via the exons ATGTGGATTTTGTTTATCGCGGCATTATGTTGTCTATATTTGTACACATGGGTACATTTTTATCCGGGAAAATTTCCAGTTTATCCCGGTGGTATACCATTCCTGGGAAatgtttctatattattttctggtGACACGGAAA AAGTATGGGAAaccataaagaaaatattcaaattttcttttgaaaacgGTGATATAGTTTTAATCTATTTTGGTCCCATACCTTTTTATA tTATCACAGATCCCGACGACTGCAACACAGTATTGACTTCGAGTATGCACCGGTCAGGTATCGCAAAGAAATTAGCGAAAACTTTTGTCGGAAATGGTCTGCTATTCAGTCCAG tttCAGTATGGAAGGAACACCGCAAGCTAATAAACCCGACCTTCAACCAGCAAGTACTGGACGGTTTCATGGAAATATTCAACTTGCAAAGTCGGCGGCTCGTGCAGGAATGGAAGGAGAACGCTGGCAAAGATCCATTTGATCAGCACTTGTGTTTAGAAAAGAATGCTATGGAAACTATTTGTT TTACAACAGCAGGAGTAGACCTCTATGATCagaatgaatttaataataaatgtttgatGGCTTTCGGTGATATTATGAACTTACTGGCGAAGAGAGCGATGAACCCATTGCTCTATTTTGACTGCTTATACAATATATCCGACATGAAGAAAGAGGAACTCCAACACGTCAAAATTACGCACGAATTAACAAATACT GttttaaagagaaaaatagAGAGCCAAGATAAGGAACAAGATGGAAAATCTA acACGAAATTTAAGCCGTTCTTAGAAAGACTACTGGAGTCATCGGACAAATTGAGTACACAAGACTTAAAAGATGAAACGAACAGTATGATTCTGGCCGGCTTTGAGACCACCTCCGCAATACTTTCCTACTGTCTGGTGCTGCTCGGAACATACACCAATGTACAGGAAAAATGTTACCAAGA AATAAACGAAGTGTTCGGTGATTCCAACCGAGACGTTACCAAAGACGACTTACCCCGACTTAAGTACATTGAAATGGTACTTAAAGAGACTATGCGGCTGTGTCCTGGTGTACCGTATAGTACGAGAGTTATTACTGAAGATGTACAACTTA AGAACGCGGTTCTACGCAAAGGCCACCTGTGCTTTGTAGCGCTGTATGGGGCCATGCATCACCCCACATGGGGACCTGATGTAGAAGAATTCATACCAGAGCGTTGGCTGGATACCAGCGGTCTGAATCCCAACGCTTTTGGGGCTTTCGGATACGGTAGACGGAATTGTGTCG GTAAAGTCTACGCGATGATGACGATGAAAGTGACAATGGTACACATCCTTCGTGCATATAGAGTAAGCGGCGATTACCACCGAATGCGCATAAGAAATTTGGGAATAAATAAACCTGTCGACGGACACCAAATTACCTTATTAAACcgataa
- the LOC125054648 gene encoding cytochrome P450 4V2-like isoform X3: MWILFIAALCCLYLYTWVRLYPGKFPVYPGVIPLLGNVSILSGGSEKVWETIKKIFKFSFENGDIVLIYFGPIPFYIITDPDDCYAVLSSCMHRSGAAKKFAKTFIGNGLLFGPVSVWKEHRKLINPTFNQQVLDGFIETFNSQSRRLVQELQESAGKDSFNQHVCLEKNALETVCLTTAGVDLTDQNEFNKKCLTAFRGVFNALAKRGMNPLLHFECFYNISNTKKEELQHVKITHELTNIVLKRKIESQDKEQDGKSNTKFKPFLERLLESSDKLSTQDLKDETNSMILAGFETTSAILSYCLVLLGTYTNVQEKCYQEINEVFGDSNRDVTKDDLPRLKYIEMVLKETMRLCPGVPYSTRVITEDVQLKNAVLRKGHLCFVALYGAMHHPTWGPDVEEFIPERWLDTSGLNPNAFGAFGYGRRNCVGKVYAMMTMKVTMVHILRAYRVSGDYHRMRIRNLGINKPVDGHQITLLNR; encoded by the exons ATGTGGATTTTGTTTATCGCGGCATTATGTTGTCTATATTTGTATACATGGGTGCGTTTGTATCCGGGAAAATTTCCAGTTTATCCTGGTGTTATACCATTGCTGGGAAATGTTTCTATACTTTCTGGTGGCTCTGAAA AAGTATGGGAAaccataaagaaaatattcaaattttcttttgaaaacgGTGATATAGTTTTAATCTATTTTGGTCCCATACCTTTTTACA taATCACAGATCCCGACGACTGCTACGCAGTATTGTCTTCGTGTATGCACCGGTCGGGTGCCGCAAAGAAATTTGCGAAAACTTTCATCGGCAACGGCCTGCTATTTGGTCCAG tttCAGTATGGAAGGAACACCGCAAGCTAATAAACCCGACCTTCAACCAGCAAGTACTGGACGGTTTCATCGAAACATTCAATTCTCAGAGTCGACGGCTGGTGCAGGAATTGCAGGAGTCCGCTGGCAAAGATTCATTTAATCAGCACGTGTGTTTAGAAAAGAATGCTTTGGAAACTGTATGTT TAACAACTGCAGGAGTAGACCTAACTGATCagaatgaatttaataaaaaatgtttgacgGCTTTCCGTGGTGTTTTCAATGCACTAGCGAAGAGAGGGATGAACCCGCTGCTCCATTTTGAATGCttctataatatatcaaatacgAAGAAAGAAGAACTACAACACGTCAAAATTACGCACgaattaacaaatatt GttttaaagagaaaaatagAGAGCCAAGATAAGGAACAAGATGGAAAATCTA acACGAAATTTAAGCCGTTCTTAGAAAGACTACTGGAGTCATCGGACAAATTGAGTACACAAGACTTAAAAGATGAAACGAACAGTATGATTCTGGCCGGCTTTGAGACCACCTCCGCAATACTTTCCTACTGTCTGGTGCTGCTCGGAACATACACCAATGTACAGGAAAAATGTTACCAAGA AATAAACGAAGTGTTCGGTGATTCCAACCGAGACGTTACCAAAGACGACTTACCCCGACTTAAGTACATTGAAATGGTACTTAAAGAGACTATGCGGCTGTGTCCTGGTGTACCGTATAGTACGAGAGTTATTACTGAAGATGTACAACTTA AGAACGCGGTTCTACGCAAAGGCCACCTGTGCTTTGTAGCGCTGTATGGGGCCATGCATCACCCCACATGGGGACCTGATGTAGAAGAATTCATACCAGAGCGTTGGCTGGATACCAGCGGTCTGAATCCCAACGCTTTTGGGGCTTTCGGATACGGTAGACGGAATTGTGTCG GTAAAGTCTACGCGATGATGACGATGAAAGTGACAATGGTACACATCCTTCGTGCATATAGAGTAAGCGGCGATTACCACCGAATGCGCATAAGAAATTTGGGAATAAATAAACCTGTCGACGGACACCAAATTACCTTATTAAACcgataa